The window GATCTGGTCAACCCCTATTTCAGAACCAGGGAAGCCCAAAAGCCCCTGGAAGATCTCGGGGTAGAGGTGGTGCTGCCGGACAGAAAATACATGCATGCTGACCTGCCCATCCTCACCCCGGCTGTGGCCGACATGATTAAAAATCCTGCGGAAGTGACCATTCTGGATGCCGGCGGCAATGACGTGGGCGTTAGGGTGATTGCCGCCCTGGCAGACGGGCTTAAAAAAAGCCATGTCAAATTACTGATGGTCATCAACTCCCTGCGCCCCGATACCGGCGATGTCCAGGGCTGCCTCAGGATAAAAGCCGAAATCGAAGCGGCCGCAAAGCTGCCTGTCACAGGTCTGGTTTCCAATGCCAACCTTCTTGACGAGACCACGCCCCAAATTATTTATGACGGCTACAATCTGGTGACCCGGGTGTCCGAGGCCACCAATCTCCCAATTGATTTTTTAACAGCGTCCACCAGGCTTGTGCCCCAACTGGACCCGGAACGGATCTGTTGCCCGATCCTGCCCATTGACCGGTTGCTGGCACCCTGCTGGGTACGCACTTAACACCAAGGAGTACTACTTACAATGGCCTATAAACACATTATTGATGCCGAAAGGTGCAAAGGGTGCGGTCTTTGTGTGCATTTCTGCCCGAAAAACGTGCTTGAGATCACCGACAAGGTAAATGCAAAAGGACATTTTCCCGTCTGCCAGGCCAGGCCGGAAGATTGCATTTACTGTGCCATCTGCTGCACCATGTGTCCGGATGTGGCTATAAGTATAGTTGAAGAACAAAGTGCTTAATTATTTATAAGGACAAGAGATAATGGCTAAAGTCTTAATGAAAGGCAATGAAGCAATCGGCGAAGCCGCCATCAGGGCCGGCTGTCTGAACTATTTTGCATACCCCATCACGCCCCAGTCGGAAGTCGCCGAATATCTGAGCAAGCGCCTGCCCGAAGTGGGCGGCGTGTTCCTCCAGGGCGAAAGTGAAGTGGCCGTAGGGTATATGATCTTTGGTGCCTCGGGTGCCGGTGTGCGTGTCATGACCACCTCATCCTCTCCGGGCATCAGTCTCATGAGTGAAGCAATTTCCTATATTGCCGGGGCCGAGTGCCCGGCCGTATTTGTCAATATCATGAGAGGCGGCCCGGGATTGGGCGGGATTCTGCCGTCCCAGGGTGATTATTTCCAGGCAACCAAAGGCGGCGGTCACGGCGATTATCATCTATTGGTCCTGGCACCGGATGGTGTTCAGGAAGCCGTGGAGATGACCATGCAGGCGTTCACCCTGGCTGAAAAATATAGAAATCCCGTCATGATCATGGGTGACGGCATGATCGGGCAGATGATGGAGCCGGTGGAATTTCCCGATGATTTGAAAACCGAGCCCAGCAACAAGGATGACTGGGCCACCAACGGGATGTCCACCCGAAAGAGCAAAAAGCCGAATCTGGTGAAATCCTTGTTCCTGGATCCGGTTGAGCTGAACCAGCACAATATGAATCTTAAAGCCAAATACGAACAGATGAAAAAAGAAGATGTTCAGTATGAGCTTTATAATACGGACGGGGAATATCAAATTCTGCTGGCAAGCTACGGCACCATGAGCCGTGTGTGCCGCACCGCCATTGACATGCTCAAGGAAGAGGGCATTGAAGCGGCCATGTTCCGCCCCAAGACGTTATTTCCCTTCCCTGAAAAACAGGTGCATGATGCCGCAGCCAAAGAGAGCTGCAAATGCGTTATCAGCATTGAAATGAGCATGGGCCAGATGGTGGAAGATGTCCAGCGTTCCGTTATGGGCAAAAAACCGGTGGAATTTTACGGGGAGTGCGGTGGTGAAATCCCGTCTCCTGAAAAAATCATCGAAATCGTAAAAGAGCTGATCGGGTAAGGCGCCGGTCAAGGAGAACATAATGGGAAAAACATTTTCTAAGCCAGAGGCGTTAACAGACAATTATACCCACTATTGTCCCGGCTGCACCCACGGCATTGTCCACCGGCTGGTGGCCGAA is drawn from uncultured Desulfobacter sp. and contains these coding sequences:
- a CDS encoding cobalamin biosynthesis protein CbiA translates to MLPDISGIIIIAGNYGSGKSETAVNLAAVSRKSGKSVKITDLDLVNPYFRTREAQKPLEDLGVEVVLPDRKYMHADLPILTPAVADMIKNPAEVTILDAGGNDVGVRVIAALADGLKKSHVKLLMVINSLRPDTGDVQGCLRIKAEIEAAAKLPVTGLVSNANLLDETTPQIIYDGYNLVTRVSEATNLPIDFLTASTRLVPQLDPERICCPILPIDRLLAPCWVRT
- a CDS encoding 4Fe-4S binding protein; this translates as MAYKHIIDAERCKGCGLCVHFCPKNVLEITDKVNAKGHFPVCQARPEDCIYCAICCTMCPDVAISIVEEQSA
- the vorB gene encoding 3-methyl-2-oxobutanoate dehydrogenase subunit VorB gives rise to the protein MAKVLMKGNEAIGEAAIRAGCLNYFAYPITPQSEVAEYLSKRLPEVGGVFLQGESEVAVGYMIFGASGAGVRVMTTSSSPGISLMSEAISYIAGAECPAVFVNIMRGGPGLGGILPSQGDYFQATKGGGHGDYHLLVLAPDGVQEAVEMTMQAFTLAEKYRNPVMIMGDGMIGQMMEPVEFPDDLKTEPSNKDDWATNGMSTRKSKKPNLVKSLFLDPVELNQHNMNLKAKYEQMKKEDVQYELYNTDGEYQILLASYGTMSRVCRTAIDMLKEEGIEAAMFRPKTLFPFPEKQVHDAAAKESCKCVISIEMSMGQMVEDVQRSVMGKKPVEFYGECGGEIPSPEKIIEIVKELIG